Proteins from one Niallia circulans genomic window:
- a CDS encoding glycogen/starch/alpha-glucan phosphorylase, producing the protein MFSDKENFKTYFLQKLEMTYGKPFEDCTNSDHFQTLGHMIREYVSGDWINTNELYRRNKGKQVYYLSIEFLLGRLLHHNLINLGIDKVVEEGFADLGIDLSDIEEIECDAGLGNGGLGRLAACFLDSLATLNLPGHGFGIRYKHGLFEQKIVDGYQLELPEQWLRQGQVWEVRKEDLAVDISFWGHVDSYEKDGVLQFRHLNAETVTAVPHDIPVIGYNSSTVNTLRLWNAEPASLLAKDVADIMKYKRETEAISEFLYPDDAHDEGKILRLKQQYFLVSSSLQSIIKDYKQQYKDIKDFHEHVSIHVNDTHPVLAIPELMRILIDKEGLSWNDAWTITTGAISYTNHTTLSEALEKWPISIFQPLLPRIYMIINEINERFCQQLWDIYPGDFNRIENMAIIAHGMVKMAHLALVGSHSVNGVAEIHTEILKKREMAEFYQIFPEKFNNKTNGITHRRWLIKSNPKLANLISKTIGTEWIETPANLEKLLAYKQDSSFLEQLSTVKQENKQKLANIIKESNGIIVDPHSIFDIQVKRLHAYKRQLLNVLHIIHLYNRLKENPSLSITPRTFVFGAKASPGYYYAKKIIKLINAVAEKINQDKTIEDKLKVVFLENYRVSLAEHIFPAADVSEQISTASKEASGTGNMKFMINGALTVGTLDGANIEMRDLVGNDNIFIFGMNADQVLELYKNGGYKSAEYYHHDKRIHQVVDQLKNGFFSTNINEFEPIVDSLLTENDQYFLLKDFHSYACVQEAVDKAYQDKQKWLEKCTVNIAKAGHFSSDRTIKEYAEEIWNIKGLVH; encoded by the coding sequence ATGTTTTCTGACAAGGAAAATTTCAAAACTTACTTTTTGCAAAAGCTTGAGATGACTTACGGCAAACCGTTTGAAGATTGCACTAACAGCGATCACTTCCAGACATTAGGACATATGATCAGGGAGTATGTAAGCGGAGATTGGATTAATACAAACGAACTTTACCGAAGAAACAAAGGAAAACAAGTGTATTATTTATCAATAGAATTTTTATTGGGAAGATTACTGCATCATAATTTAATTAACTTAGGTATTGATAAAGTAGTAGAGGAAGGGTTTGCTGATTTAGGAATAGACCTTTCTGATATTGAAGAGATTGAATGTGATGCAGGTCTTGGCAATGGAGGACTTGGAAGGCTTGCGGCTTGTTTCCTTGATTCATTGGCTACTTTAAATCTCCCAGGTCATGGTTTTGGAATCCGTTATAAGCATGGCTTATTTGAACAGAAAATTGTTGACGGATATCAGCTTGAGCTGCCGGAGCAATGGTTAAGGCAAGGGCAAGTTTGGGAAGTACGTAAGGAGGACTTAGCAGTTGATATTTCCTTCTGGGGGCATGTAGATTCCTATGAGAAAGATGGAGTATTACAGTTTCGGCATTTGAATGCTGAAACTGTAACTGCTGTTCCTCATGATATACCTGTAATCGGATATAACAGCAGTACGGTTAACACGCTCAGATTGTGGAATGCTGAGCCCGCCTCTCTCCTTGCAAAGGATGTAGCAGACATCATGAAATACAAAAGGGAAACAGAAGCAATCTCAGAATTCCTGTACCCGGATGATGCACATGATGAAGGGAAAATATTGCGCTTAAAACAGCAGTATTTTTTAGTTTCTTCCAGCCTTCAGTCCATTATAAAGGACTATAAGCAACAATATAAAGACATCAAGGATTTTCATGAGCATGTTAGCATTCATGTGAATGATACACATCCCGTTTTAGCAATTCCAGAGCTTATGAGAATTTTAATTGATAAAGAAGGACTAAGCTGGAATGATGCTTGGACCATAACAACAGGTGCAATATCTTATACAAATCATACAACCTTGTCTGAGGCTTTAGAGAAATGGCCGATTTCAATTTTTCAGCCATTATTGCCAAGGATTTATATGATTATTAATGAGATAAATGAACGCTTTTGCCAACAGCTGTGGGATATATATCCTGGTGATTTTAACCGAATTGAAAATATGGCTATCATAGCACATGGCATGGTGAAGATGGCTCATCTGGCATTAGTAGGAAGCCATAGTGTAAATGGTGTAGCGGAAATCCATACAGAGATTCTGAAAAAGAGAGAAATGGCAGAGTTTTATCAAATTTTCCCTGAGAAATTTAATAACAAAACAAATGGAATTACACATAGACGCTGGCTGATAAAGTCAAATCCAAAGCTTGCAAATCTTATAAGCAAAACAATCGGGACAGAGTGGATTGAGACGCCTGCAAACCTCGAAAAGCTATTAGCTTATAAACAAGACTCATCATTCCTAGAACAGCTTTCCACAGTTAAACAGGAAAATAAACAGAAGCTAGCGAATATCATAAAGGAAAGTAATGGTATCATTGTTGATCCTCATTCTATCTTTGATATCCAAGTGAAGAGGCTGCATGCATACAAGCGGCAATTGTTGAATGTCCTGCATATCATACATCTATACAACCGCCTTAAAGAGAATCCATCCTTATCTATAACTCCTAGGACATTTGTATTTGGAGCCAAGGCATCGCCTGGTTACTATTATGCGAAAAAGATTATTAAGTTAATTAATGCTGTAGCGGAAAAAATTAATCAAGATAAAACGATAGAAGACAAATTAAAAGTAGTATTTTTGGAGAATTACCGTGTTTCTCTTGCAGAGCATATTTTCCCGGCAGCAGATGTAAGTGAACAAATTTCTACTGCAAGTAAAGAGGCCTCTGGAACAGGCAATATGAAGTTTATGATAAATGGTGCCTTGACCGTTGGAACACTTGATGGAGCTAATATTGAAATGAGAGATTTGGTCGGGAATGATAATATTTTCATATTTGGTATGAATGCAGATCAGGTGCTTGAATTGTATAAAAATGGTGGATACAAGTCAGCTGAATATTATCATCATGATAAACGAATTCATCAAGTTGTTGATCAGTTGAAAAATGGCTTTTTCTCAACAAATATTAATGAATTTGAACCGATTGTTGATTCGTTGCTGACAGAAAATGATCAGTATTTCCTGCTGAAGGATTTCCATTCTTATGCATGTGTTCAGGAGGCTGTTGACAAAGCCTATCAGGACAAACAAAAATGGCTTGAAAAGTGTACCGTCAATATTGCAAAAGCTGGTCATTTCTCCAGCGACCGAACGATTAAGGAATATGCAGAGGAAATATGGAATATTAAAGGGCTAGTACATTAA
- a CDS encoding TraR/DksA C4-type zinc finger protein, with protein sequence MLTKEQISSLQKQLEEQKEQLTNRLDDKEEETMQDSIGELSTYDNHPADLGTELFERGRDQALEEHDQDELDKINAALQAIEDGSYGVCKVSGKEIPYERLEAIPTATTLKEYSDREIAQDRPVEEEILEPAHGNVFTHSDNAEIRDYEDSFQEVARYGTSETPADLRGDYKDYNSLYTDNDPNDGFPEEYESFSANDAAVQEKGGYRTDKEKEYENTLEDSDVDAPFGDIPYKNRDSYIDDENK encoded by the coding sequence ATGCTTACAAAAGAACAAATATCGTCATTGCAAAAGCAATTAGAGGAACAAAAAGAGCAATTGACAAATAGATTAGATGACAAAGAAGAAGAAACGATGCAGGATTCTATCGGTGAATTATCGACCTACGATAACCACCCTGCTGATTTGGGCACAGAGTTATTTGAACGCGGAAGAGATCAAGCATTAGAAGAGCATGACCAAGACGAATTGGACAAGATTAATGCTGCACTTCAAGCAATTGAAGACGGAAGCTATGGAGTCTGTAAGGTTTCGGGAAAAGAAATTCCTTATGAAAGATTAGAAGCTATTCCGACTGCTACTACTTTGAAAGAATACAGTGATCGCGAAATTGCCCAAGACCGACCTGTTGAAGAAGAGATATTAGAGCCTGCTCACGGCAATGTTTTTACACATAGCGACAATGCCGAAATCCGAGATTATGAAGACAGTTTTCAAGAGGTTGCCCGCTACGGTACTTCTGAAACACCCGCCGATTTAAGAGGTGACTATAAAGATTATAATAGCCTATATACTGATAATGACCCTAATGACGGCTTCCCAGAGGAATATGAATCTTTTTCTGCAAACGATGCAGCTGTTCAAGAAAAAGGGGGTTATCGAACAGACAAAGAGAAGGAATATGAAAATACGCTGGAAGATTCTGACGTTGATGCTCCATTTGGCGATATTCCATACAAAAATAGAGACAGCTATATAGATGATGAGAACAAATAA
- a CDS encoding isochorismate synthase, whose amino-acid sequence MKESKGLLLEGSELNTSTSILRSKVIKLEQKQDFITIFAQNDQYKGKRFFWKSPDGASVFAGIGICKMLQSNGMEQIYEAIEKEWQELLDGSEINNPFQTAGVGPMLFGGFSFDPKKTRTHLWDNFKDAHFYLPAIMFSEIDGEQYVTVNQYGNGNDLVEAIQACFEELEKSGDTSAVNTSANKLLDSKEINGEQWKMMVTEVVEDLGQSLKKVVLARESRLVFEQDIKTETVLENLLNRQKNSYVFALESDKDCFIGASPERLVKKAGKQVFSVCLAGSIARGMNEEEDYSLGQELMNDPKNRVEHDYVVQMIRSAMEKVCSTFDIPNEPRLLKMRDIQHLFTPVTGTLKKSASVLALIKLLHPTPALGGYPQALAIEKIREAEMLDRGLYGAPIGWLDYRGNGEFAVSIRSALIQKNEASLFAGCGVVKDSDAEMEFKETAIKFKPMLSALGGHLG is encoded by the coding sequence ATGAAAGAAAGTAAAGGACTTCTGTTAGAAGGCAGTGAATTAAATACTTCCACTTCTATTTTAAGAAGTAAGGTGATAAAGCTGGAGCAAAAACAAGATTTTATAACAATTTTTGCCCAGAATGATCAATATAAAGGAAAACGATTTTTTTGGAAAAGTCCTGATGGAGCATCGGTATTTGCCGGCATTGGGATTTGTAAAATGCTTCAATCCAATGGAATGGAGCAGATATATGAAGCGATAGAAAAGGAATGGCAAGAGCTTCTCGATGGAAGTGAAATTAATAATCCATTCCAGACAGCAGGTGTCGGTCCAATGTTGTTTGGCGGCTTCTCATTTGATCCTAAAAAGACACGAACACATCTTTGGGATAATTTTAAAGATGCTCATTTTTATTTGCCTGCGATTATGTTCAGTGAAATAGATGGAGAGCAGTATGTTACAGTCAATCAATACGGAAACGGGAATGATTTAGTAGAAGCTATCCAAGCTTGTTTCGAGGAACTTGAAAAAAGCGGAGATACATCTGCAGTAAACACAAGTGCTAATAAATTGTTGGACAGTAAAGAAATTAATGGTGAACAGTGGAAAATGATGGTGACAGAGGTTGTCGAGGACCTAGGACAATCCTTAAAAAAGGTTGTTTTGGCAAGAGAAAGCAGATTAGTTTTTGAACAAGATATTAAGACAGAAACTGTACTAGAAAATTTGCTGAACAGGCAAAAAAACAGCTATGTTTTTGCATTAGAATCAGACAAAGATTGTTTTATTGGAGCTTCACCAGAAAGACTTGTCAAAAAAGCAGGAAAACAAGTCTTTTCCGTATGCTTGGCCGGGTCTATTGCTCGGGGAATGAATGAAGAAGAAGATTATTCCTTAGGACAGGAACTGATGAATGATCCGAAGAACAGAGTGGAGCATGATTATGTCGTGCAAATGATAAGGTCTGCAATGGAAAAGGTGTGCAGCACATTTGATATACCGAATGAGCCGCGTCTTTTGAAAATGAGGGATATTCAGCATCTATTTACACCAGTGACTGGAACGCTGAAGAAATCAGCTTCTGTATTAGCTCTGATTAAATTATTGCATCCTACACCGGCATTAGGTGGATACCCGCAAGCACTGGCAATCGAAAAAATTCGCGAGGCTGAAATGTTAGACAGAGGTCTATACGGAGCGCCAATTGGCTGGCTTGATTATCGAGGCAACGGGGAATTTGCTGTAAGCATCCGTTCAGCCCTTATCCAAAAAAATGAAGCCTCTTTGTTTGCAGGCTGTGGTGTCGTTAAAGATTCAGATGCTGAAATGGAATTTAAGGAAACGGCAATTAAATTCAAGCCGATGCTTTCTGCATTAGGAGGTCATTTAGGATGA
- the menD gene encoding 2-succinyl-5-enolpyruvyl-6-hydroxy-3-cyclohexene-1-carboxylic-acid synthase, which yields MNHQENLTAYLQSFVNELIRNGIKNAVISPGSRSTPIALLMAEHSQMNVHVHVDERSAAFFALGMAKALKEPTVLVCTSGTAAANYFPAIVEAKISRIPLIVLTADRPHELRDVGAPQAIDQVNLYGNQVKWFMEMSPPDAAPEMLRYVKTVSSRAVASAMKEPKGPVHLNMPFREPLIPDFDNLRKYENESRHVEIMNGTLTVADEYIKGLAQRLEGMSEGIIVCGEIDKENFSAAILDLAKELDFPILADPLSQLRSIDDPDNLIVDTYDVFLRNDAVKQVLAPEVIIRFGSMPVSKPLTLYMKQSEALQIVVDGGAGFRDPNQLTSEMIYCDETIFCRKLVEHVKKNKHNDGQLWKDINEKTKQALSQVANISELSEAKLFHLLAELLPDNSVLFVGNSMPIRDLDTFFHKQKKNISIYANRGANGIDGTVSTALGVGAAKQQPLYLVLGDLTFFHDMNGLIAAKQYNVPITIILINNNGGGIFSFLPQAQHPKHFELLFGTPLDIHFEHIIRMYGGKYNAVEDWDHLKSLCASSEDFGIRLFEIKTNRDENLKEHRQIMAKVSQEIQHYLRDDKK from the coding sequence ATGAACCATCAAGAAAACTTAACCGCTTATTTACAATCATTTGTAAATGAGTTAATCCGAAACGGGATAAAAAATGCTGTTATAAGTCCCGGTTCTCGTTCAACACCGATTGCTTTGTTAATGGCTGAGCATAGTCAAATGAACGTACATGTTCATGTAGACGAGCGCTCTGCCGCCTTTTTTGCTTTAGGAATGGCAAAGGCTCTGAAGGAACCGACTGTGCTAGTGTGCACTTCAGGTACTGCTGCAGCCAATTATTTTCCTGCTATTGTCGAGGCGAAGATTTCAAGAATTCCACTGATTGTTCTGACTGCAGACAGGCCTCATGAATTAAGGGATGTAGGTGCACCGCAAGCAATCGACCAGGTAAATCTTTATGGAAACCAGGTGAAATGGTTTATGGAAATGTCACCGCCTGATGCAGCTCCTGAAATGCTTCGTTATGTGAAAACAGTTAGTTCGAGAGCAGTTGCATCAGCCATGAAGGAACCAAAAGGGCCAGTGCATTTAAATATGCCGTTTCGCGAACCTCTGATTCCAGATTTTGACAACTTAAGAAAGTATGAGAACGAAAGCCGTCATGTGGAAATTATGAATGGAACGTTAACTGTGGCAGATGAATATATAAAAGGGCTTGCCCAAAGACTTGAAGGGATGAGTGAAGGAATTATTGTTTGCGGTGAAATAGACAAGGAGAATTTTTCTGCTGCGATTTTGGATTTGGCAAAAGAGCTTGATTTTCCGATACTAGCAGATCCGCTATCACAGCTGCGTTCGATTGATGATCCAGATAATTTGATTGTCGATACATATGATGTGTTTTTACGGAACGATGCTGTAAAGCAAGTCTTAGCTCCTGAGGTTATCATTCGTTTTGGAAGCATGCCTGTGAGTAAACCTCTTACTTTATATATGAAGCAATCGGAAGCACTGCAAATAGTTGTTGACGGTGGCGCTGGTTTTCGTGATCCTAATCAGCTGACTTCTGAAATGATTTATTGTGATGAAACAATATTTTGTAGGAAGCTTGTGGAACATGTTAAGAAAAACAAGCACAATGATGGGCAGCTATGGAAGGACATCAATGAAAAAACAAAACAAGCACTTAGTCAGGTTGCAAATATAAGTGAATTAAGTGAAGCGAAATTATTTCACTTATTAGCTGAGCTGCTACCAGATAATTCGGTGTTATTTGTCGGCAACAGTATGCCTATTCGTGATTTAGATACGTTTTTCCATAAACAAAAGAAAAATATTTCTATTTATGCGAACAGAGGAGCAAATGGGATTGATGGAACAGTGTCAACAGCACTCGGGGTTGGTGCTGCAAAACAGCAGCCATTGTATTTAGTACTTGGAGATTTGACGTTCTTCCATGATATGAATGGTCTTATCGCTGCAAAACAATATAATGTGCCAATTACAATCATTCTCATTAACAATAATGGGGGCGGGATCTTCTCCTTTTTACCGCAAGCCCAGCATCCGAAACATTTTGAATTATTGTTCGGTACACCATTAGATATTCATTTTGAACATATCATCAGGATGTATGGCGGGAAATACAATGCTGTCGAGGATTGGGATCATCTTAAGTCTTTATGTGCTTCAAGTGAAGATTTTGGCATTAGATTATTCGAAATAAAGACAAATAGAGATGAAAACTTAAAAGAACACCGTCAGATCATGGCGAAAGTTTCCCAGGAAATACAACATTATTTGAGAGACGACAAAAAATGA
- the menH gene encoding 2-succinyl-6-hydroxy-2,4-cyclohexadiene-1-carboxylate synthase encodes MNIVVDHISYHVEVYGKGPPLMLLHGFTGDSSTWTPFIPVFAANRQIIVMDIIGHGQTASPAEKHHYHIEHAAYVMKKVLESLKITSVDLLGYSMGGRLALSFAAIYPEMVSKLILESASPGLKTEEERKERRIQDKQLGEYILTSGLLNFVNRWENIPLFATQSRLSKAVKEQIRSQRLSNNALGLANSLEQMGTGSQVSWWDRLETLNCRTLLITGDLDKKYCQLAAEMREKNNCMEWINVKDAGHAIHVEKPKIFGTIVSEFLSNSS; translated from the coding sequence ATGAATATAGTGGTCGATCATATTTCATATCATGTCGAAGTTTATGGTAAAGGACCTCCGCTAATGCTGTTACACGGCTTTACTGGAGATTCTAGTACGTGGACGCCTTTTATTCCGGTTTTTGCAGCAAACCGGCAGATTATTGTCATGGATATAATCGGACATGGCCAAACTGCCTCACCTGCAGAGAAGCACCATTATCATATAGAACATGCGGCATATGTTATGAAAAAAGTGCTTGAATCGTTAAAAATAACTTCCGTCGATCTTTTAGGCTATTCAATGGGTGGTCGGCTTGCGCTCTCATTTGCAGCTATATATCCTGAGATGGTATCGAAGCTGATACTTGAGAGTGCAAGCCCTGGACTTAAAACAGAAGAGGAAAGAAAAGAAAGACGAATACAGGATAAGCAATTAGGAGAGTATATTTTAACGAGTGGCCTTCTTAATTTTGTGAATAGATGGGAAAATATCCCGCTGTTTGCCACACAGTCTCGTTTAAGTAAAGCTGTTAAGGAACAAATAAGAAGCCAAAGACTTTCAAATAATGCACTTGGACTTGCTAATAGCTTGGAGCAGATGGGAACAGGCTCTCAAGTTTCCTGGTGGGATAGGCTTGAAACGCTTAATTGTCGGACATTGCTGATAACTGGAGACTTGGATAAAAAGTATTGCCAGCTAGCGGCAGAGATGCGAGAAAAGAATAATTGTATGGAATGGATTAATGTAAAGGATGCTGGCCATGCAATTCATGTGGAGAAACCGAAAATTTTTGGTACAATAGTAAGTGAGTTTTTGTCGAATAGCAGTTGA
- the menB gene encoding 1,4-dihydroxy-2-naphthoyl-CoA synthase, whose protein sequence is MAVEWVAVRNYDEIMYETYNGIAKITINRPHVHNAFTPKTVNELIDAFARARDDSSVGVIILTGAGEKAFCSGGDQKVRGHGGYVGEDQIPRLNVLDLQRLIRVIPKPVIAMVKGYAIGGGHVLHVVCDLTIAADNAVFGQTGPNVGSFDAGYGSGYLARIVGHKKAKEIWFLCRQYNAQEALDMGLVNTVVPLEQVEEETIKWCEEILEKSPTALRFLKAAFNADTDGLAGIQQFAGDATLLYYTTDEAKEGRDSFKEKRKPDFGQFPRFP, encoded by the coding sequence ATGGCAGTAGAATGGGTTGCTGTGCGCAATTATGACGAAATAATGTATGAAACATACAACGGCATTGCAAAAATAACAATCAACAGGCCGCATGTACATAATGCTTTTACACCAAAAACAGTAAATGAATTAATTGATGCTTTTGCAAGAGCAAGAGATGACAGCAGTGTTGGGGTAATTATCTTAACTGGTGCTGGTGAGAAAGCATTCTGCTCAGGTGGAGACCAGAAGGTAAGAGGACATGGTGGTTACGTTGGGGAAGATCAAATTCCTCGTTTGAATGTTCTTGACCTGCAACGATTAATTCGTGTTATTCCAAAACCGGTTATCGCAATGGTTAAAGGATACGCGATTGGCGGCGGTCATGTACTTCATGTAGTATGTGATTTAACAATCGCTGCAGACAATGCAGTATTTGGTCAAACAGGACCAAATGTAGGAAGCTTTGACGCAGGTTACGGTTCTGGCTATTTGGCACGTATTGTCGGTCATAAGAAAGCAAAAGAAATTTGGTTCTTATGCAGACAATATAATGCACAGGAAGCACTGGATATGGGACTTGTAAACACGGTTGTTCCTTTAGAGCAAGTTGAAGAAGAAACAATCAAATGGTGTGAGGAAATCCTTGAGAAGAGTCCAACTGCTTTACGTTTCTTGAAGGCAGCATTTAATGCTGATACAGATGGTCTTGCAGGGATCCAGCAATTTGCCGGAGATGCTACGCTTTTATACTATACAACGGATGAGGCAAAAGAAGGACGCGATTCCTTTAAGGAAAAACGCAAGCCAGATTTTGGTCAATTCCCACGTTTCCCTTAA
- a CDS encoding o-succinylbenzoate--CoA ligase, whose translation MGEILPNFLKNRASLTPNKEAIVYNKNRLTFHELYEKAYYTAGVLAAEGITKGDYVAFLVKNDLHTVISLLSLQLLGARAVLLNNRLTASELLYQIKDSSSLFLIADNDFRTKAEDVLRNASSLKVIFQKELETKPFQQPFVQETVHLNETCTIMYTSGTTGFPKGVIQTYGNHWWSAVGNVLNAGLTENDVWLCTVPIFHISGYSILMRSLLYGMKVILHESFDEKRVLADLVQEKITIMSVVTTMLNRIEKAANGAFPDYFRYMLLGGGPASIELISSCMNKGIPVYYSYGMTETSSQIVTLPPEDAARKIGSAGKPLFPAQLKILDEKGNELGANEAGEIVVFGPNVSKGYLNKGPHSVDGWFHTGDIGYKDSEGFLYVLDRRSDLIISGGENIYPAEIEAVLSSITGIKEAGVVGMDDRKWGQVPIAFVVCEEGTEVLAAQVLEVCKRRLASYKLPKEIRFIEELPRNASKKIVRRTLREWIKPH comes from the coding sequence ATGGGAGAAATACTTCCTAATTTCCTGAAAAATCGTGCTTCTTTAACTCCTAACAAAGAAGCAATTGTTTACAATAAAAATCGTTTAACCTTTCATGAGCTATATGAAAAAGCATACTATACAGCAGGGGTATTGGCTGCAGAAGGAATCACAAAAGGGGACTATGTTGCTTTTTTAGTGAAAAACGATCTCCACACAGTAATTTCTCTTCTTTCTCTTCAGCTGCTTGGTGCAAGAGCAGTACTCTTGAATAATCGGCTTACAGCAAGTGAATTGCTGTATCAAATAAAAGACTCTAGTTCTCTGTTTCTTATTGCAGATAATGATTTTCGGACAAAGGCAGAGGACGTGCTCCGTAACGCTTCCTCCTTAAAAGTCATCTTTCAAAAAGAGTTGGAAACAAAGCCTTTTCAGCAGCCTTTCGTTCAGGAAACAGTGCATTTAAATGAAACATGTACAATTATGTATACGTCTGGTACAACCGGATTTCCAAAAGGTGTGATTCAAACATATGGTAATCATTGGTGGAGTGCTGTCGGGAATGTTTTAAATGCAGGATTAACAGAAAATGATGTTTGGCTGTGTACTGTTCCTATCTTTCATATAAGTGGCTATTCGATCTTAATGCGGAGTCTTCTGTATGGAATGAAGGTTATCCTTCATGAATCATTTGATGAAAAACGAGTGCTTGCAGATTTGGTGCAGGAAAAAATAACAATTATGTCTGTCGTAACAACAATGCTGAATCGAATTGAAAAGGCTGCAAATGGTGCGTTCCCTGACTATTTCCGCTATATGCTCCTTGGCGGCGGCCCTGCTTCTATTGAGTTAATATCGAGCTGTATGAATAAGGGAATACCTGTTTATTATTCGTATGGAATGACAGAAACCTCATCTCAAATCGTTACATTACCTCCTGAGGATGCCGCAAGAAAGATTGGCTCTGCAGGCAAGCCTTTATTTCCCGCCCAGCTGAAAATTCTCGATGAAAAAGGGAATGAGCTAGGAGCAAATGAAGCTGGGGAGATAGTTGTATTTGGACCTAATGTGTCAAAGGGATATTTAAACAAAGGCCCTCACTCTGTTGATGGCTGGTTTCATACAGGGGATATTGGGTATAAAGATTCAGAAGGCTTTCTGTATGTTCTCGATCGGCGCTCTGATTTAATTATATCTGGGGGCGAGAATATTTATCCAGCAGAAATAGAAGCTGTCTTATCCTCCATTACAGGTATAAAGGAAGCGGGTGTAGTTGGAATGGATGACCGAAAGTGGGGACAAGTTCCAATCGCTTTTGTCGTATGTGAGGAAGGGACGGAGGTTCTTGCAGCACAAGTTTTGGAGGTATGTAAAAGAAGATTAGCTTCCTATAAGCTACCGAAGGAAATCCGTTTTATTGAAGAACTTCCGAGGAATGCCTCCAAAAAAATCGTGAGAAGAACATTACGAGAATGGATTAAGCCGCACTAA
- a CDS encoding NAD(P)/FAD-dependent oxidoreductase has translation MEPNLYHGNLYWPQTLEYIPSYPALAEDIVCDVLIVGGGMSGAISANILSKEDLKIVVADKRKIAHGSSSANTGLLQYSNDMMLHEFAQSIGEEQAVRFYRLCFEAMKDLKSLASSLKEDVQFKPRKSLYYASTEHDAAKLQTEYNMLKKHGFPVEYLHEKDIKERFGFSKPAAILTDGDAEVNPQKFVMQLMKEAASQENVQVFEQTEMKELGFNDGYWHFKSNKGATIRAKKVIYSTGYEAALHTNKLGAELNRSFAIATTPLQSYPGWEDMSLVWETKRPYFYMRTTYDGRIVAGGLDEDPMEAPTDPEIIQKYGEKLLARIKEHYPDYDIEVDYAYGATFGESVDGRPFIGRHPNKDGIFYCLGYGGNGTVYSMFGAKMIREMIMDGHHPDEELVAPDRPIDKSASN, from the coding sequence ATGGAGCCAAATTTGTATCATGGAAATTTGTACTGGCCGCAAACACTGGAATACATTCCATCCTATCCTGCTCTTGCAGAGGATATCGTATGTGACGTGCTTATTGTAGGTGGCGGGATGTCAGGTGCAATTTCTGCTAATATCCTTTCAAAGGAAGATTTAAAGATAGTTGTTGCAGATAAACGAAAAATTGCGCATGGCAGCTCCTCGGCAAATACAGGGCTTCTTCAATATTCTAATGACATGATGCTTCATGAATTTGCCCAGTCAATTGGTGAGGAACAGGCTGTGAGATTTTACCGTCTCTGTTTTGAGGCGATGAAGGATCTTAAAAGCTTAGCGAGCTCTCTTAAAGAGGATGTTCAGTTTAAGCCAAGAAAAAGCTTGTATTATGCAAGTACGGAGCATGATGCAGCCAAACTGCAAACAGAATATAATATGTTAAAAAAACATGGCTTTCCTGTTGAATATTTGCATGAAAAGGATATTAAGGAACGATTTGGATTTTCTAAACCTGCTGCCATCTTAACAGATGGAGATGCAGAGGTTAATCCTCAGAAGTTTGTTATGCAACTTATGAAAGAGGCAGCTTCACAAGAGAACGTTCAAGTTTTTGAACAAACAGAAATGAAAGAGCTAGGATTTAATGATGGCTATTGGCATTTTAAATCCAATAAGGGAGCGACAATACGAGCGAAAAAGGTCATTTATTCGACTGGGTATGAGGCAGCACTTCATACAAACAAGCTTGGTGCAGAACTGAATCGTTCCTTTGCGATTGCGACTACACCTTTACAATCCTATCCTGGCTGGGAAGACATGAGTTTGGTTTGGGAAACAAAACGCCCCTATTTTTATATGAGAACTACATACGATGGCAGAATAGTGGCAGGCGGACTTGATGAGGATCCGATGGAAGCTCCGACCGATCCAGAAATTATTCAAAAATACGGGGAGAAACTACTGGCAAGAATAAAGGAGCATTACCCTGATTACGACATAGAGGTTGACTATGCTTATGGAGCGACCTTTGGTGAATCTGTTGATGGCAGACCATTTATCGGAAGACATCCAAACAAAGACGGTATTTTTTATTGTTTAGGGTATGGTGGGAACGGAACGGTGTACAGCATGTTTGGGGCAAAAATGATACGTGAAATGATTATGGATGGCCATCATCCTGATGAGGAACTAGTTGCACCTGACAGACCAATTGATAAATCTGCATCGAACTAA